A section of the Triticum dicoccoides isolate Atlit2015 ecotype Zavitan chromosome 7A, WEW_v2.0, whole genome shotgun sequence genome encodes:
- the LOC119334497 gene encoding protein DMP2-like, with translation MAAPAARSVGVAERALRGVADLIKLLPSGTVFMFQFLSPLVTNNGHCAAYNKVLSGALLALCGAFCAFSSFTDSYVGSDGRVYYGVVTRRGMRTFSADPDAGAARDLSGYRLRAGDFVHAALSLIVFATLALLDRDTVSCLYPALEAGERTMMAVLPPVVGGVASYAFMMFPNNRHGIGYQPTRATEDFEHKH, from the coding sequence ATGGCGGCACCGGCGGCGAGGAGCGTGGGCGTGGCGGAGCGGGCGCTGCGCGGGGTGGCGGACCTTATCAAGCTGCTGCCGAGCGGCACGGTGTTCATGTTCCAGTTCCTCAGCCCGCTGGTCACCAACAACGGCCACTGCGCCGCCTACAACAAGGTGCTCTCCGGCGCGCTCCTCGCTCTCTGCGGCGCCTTCTGCGCCTTCTCCTCCTTCACCGACAGCTACGTCGGCTCCGACGGCAGGGTCTACTACGGCGTCGTCACGCGCCGCGGCATGCGCACCTTCTCCGCCGACCCGGACGCCGGCGCCGCCAGGGACCTCTCCGGGTACCGCCTCCGCGCCGGCGACTTCGTGCACGCGGCGCTCTCGCTCATCGTGTTCGCGACGCTGGCGCTGCTGGACAGGGACACCGTGTCCTGCCTCTACCCGGCGTTGGAGGCCGGCGAGAGGACCATGATGGCCGTGCTGCCGCCGGTCGTCGGCGGCGTCGCCAGCTACGCCTTCATGATGTTCCCCAACAACCGCCACGGCATCGGCTACCAGCCCACGCGCGCCACCGAGGACTTCGAGCACAAGCACTAG
- the LOC119331139 gene encoding histone H2A-like, which translates to MDASATGAGAKAKKGAAGRKAGGPRKKSVTRSVKAGLQFPVGRIGRYLKNGRYAKRVGTGAPVYLAAVLEYLAAELLELAGNAAKDNKKSRIVPRHLLLAVRNDQELGRLLAGVTIAHGGVLPNINPVLLPKKTAEKEPKSPKKAAKSPKKADKKA; encoded by the coding sequence ATGGACGCCTCAGCCACCGGAGCCGGAGCGAAGGCGAAGAAGGGCGCGGCGGGGCGCAAGGCCGGCGGCCCCAGGAAGAAGTCGGTGACGCGGTCCGTCAAGGCCGGGCTCCAGTTCCCCGTCGGCCGCATCGGCCGGTACCTCAAGAACGGCCGGTACGCGAAGCGCGTCGGCACGGGCGCCCCAGTCTACCTCGCGGCCGTCCTCGAGTACCTGGCCGCGGAGCTGCTGGAGCTCGCCGGGAACGCCGCCAAGGACAACAAGAAGTCCCGCATCGTGCCCAGGCACCTGCTGCTGGCCGTGAGGAACGACCAGGAGCTCGGCAGGCTGCTGGCCGGCGTCACCATCGCGCACGGCGGCGTGCTGCCCAACATCAACCCGGTGCTGCTCCCCAAGAAGACGGCGGAGAAGGAGCCCAAGTCGCCCAAGAAGGCCGCCAAGTCCCCCaagaaggccgacaagaaggcctag
- the LOC119330555 gene encoding pentatricopeptide repeat-containing protein At2g01390-like produces MLRRQRHFLPAKPRRRPPPRPKPAAEPSAPTYTRDVVRRVTNILRDHPWSAARPLLLSLPGLVWDSHVVARVLKTHPPLQKAFLFFRLAASSPTPGAAFRHDRYTYTSMLHLLGEAGRVPAMLRLLAEMLRAGVDPDAATFTTVMHWLARAGDVDAAMRVWEEMRSRRGKCRPTLVSYTACVKILFHAGRAAEGRRVFEEMVAEGLRPSCTTYTVLIEHLADAGKFQATLQIMSDMQDAGVEPDKPLCNILVKKCASAGETSVMTFILQHMKEKGIVLRRPVFLEALEALKASGESPNLLWEVNPHLASEGMEYDPTFSHRSYITYRSTIIYLLASRNWSAIEQMVNELTTRNVKLESHIISDIIQASCANCRPSCGLTVLYYSLRVGSELDRSAYSCLLGQYIRNNSFDLVSKIVERLVKHGCNLGAYLLSVLILRLGSAGHSSYAAHIFGLSPAEQNVITYTALMNAYFQAGEVDKALELFTQMITNEISASAGTYEVLIYGLQKAGRKQDSDRYRRERMEMQWHRQYRDKHSPEDSLCDHLFCGFHG; encoded by the exons ATGCTCCGCCGCCAGCGCCACTTCCTCCCGgccaagccccgccgccgccctccgccccGCCCCAAACCCGCCGCCGAGCCCTCCGCCCCGACGTACACCCGCGACGTCGTCCGCCGCGTGACCAACATACTCCGCGACCACCCCTGGTCGGCGGCGCGcccgctcctcctctccctcccggGCCTCGTCTGGGACTCGCACGTCGTGGCGCGCGTCCTCAAGACCCACCCGCCCCTCCagaaggccttcctcttcttccgcctcgccgcctcctcccCCACACCCGGGGCCGCCTTCCGCCACGACCGCTACACCTACACCTCCATGCTCCACCTCCTCGGCGAGGCCGGCCGGGTCCCCGCCATGCTCCGCCTGCTCGCCGAGATGCTCCGCGCCGGGGTCGACCCCGACGCCGCCACGTTCACCACCGTCATGCACTGGCTGGCGCGCGCCGGGGACGTGGACGCCGCGATGCGGGTGTGGGAGGAGATGCGCTCCCGCAGGGGGAAGTGCCGCCCCACGCTCGTCAGCTACACGGCCTGCGTCAAGATCCTCTTCCACGCCGGGAGGGCCGCCGAGGGCAGGAGGGTGTTCGAGGAGATGGTGGCCGAGGGGCTGCGGCCCAGCTGCACCACCTACACCGTGCTCATCGAGCATCTCGCTGACGCAG GAAAATTCCAAGCTACTCTACAAATTATGAGTGACATGCAAGATGCAGGCGTAGAACCAGACAAGCCACTCTGCAATATTCTAGTCAAGAAGTGTGCCAGCGCTGGTGAGACGTCAGTGATGACCTTCATTCTTCAGCACATGAAGGAGAAAGGCATTGTTCTCCGTAGGCCTGTCTTTTTGGAAGCACTAGAAGCTCTAAAAGCTAGTGGTGAGAGCCCTAATCTTCTTTGGGAAGTGAATCCTCATCTTGCATCCGAAGGAATGGAATATGACCCAACATTTTCTCATCGAAGCTACATTACTTACAGAAGTACGATTATATACCTTTTGGCTTCTAGAAACTGGTCTGCTATCGAACAGATGGTAAATGAATTGACCACGAGGAATGTGAAGTTGGAATCGCATATAATATCTGATATTATTCAGGCCAGCTGCGCAAACTGCAGACCATCATGTGGACTCACAGTTCTGTACTATAGCCTAAGAGTAGGCAGTGAACTTGACAGATCTGCATATAGTTGCCTTCTTGGTCAGTACATCAGAAATAATTCGTTTGATTTGGTGTCTAAGATTGTTGAAAGATTGGTTAAACATGGCTGCAATCTTGGAGCATATCTGTTATCTGTCTTAATACTCAGACTGGGTTCTGCTGGGCATTCTTCATACGCGGCACATATCTTTGGGTTATCACCTGCAGAGCAGAATGTGATTACCTACACTGCCCTTATGAATGCCTATTTTCAAGCTGGCGAAGTTGATAAGGCTCTTGAACTATTCACACAGATGATAACTAATGAGATATCTGCTTCTGCGGGTACATATGAAGTTCTGATATATGGCTTACAAAAGGCTGGGCGGAAACAGGACTCTGACCGTTACCGAAGAGAAAGAATGGAGATGCAATGGCATCGTCAGTACCGTGACAAGCATTCCCCTGAAGATAGCTTATGTGACCATTTATTTTGTGGCTTTCATGGTTAG
- the LOC119332310 gene encoding histone H2A-like, translating into MDASATGAGAKGKKGAAGRKAGGPRKKSVTRSVKAGLQFPVGRIGRYLKNGRYAKRVGTGAPVYLAAVLEYLAAELLELAGNAAKDNKKSRIVPRHLLLAVRNDQELGRLLAGVTIAHGGVLPNINPVLLPKKTAEKEPKSPKKAAKSPKKADKKA; encoded by the coding sequence ATGGACGCCTCAGCCACCGGAGCCGGAGCGAAGGGGAAGAAGGGCGCGGCGGGGCGCAAGGCCGGCGGGCCCAGGAAGAAGTCGGTGACGCGGTCCGTCAAGGCCGGGCTCCAGTTCCCCGTCGGCCGCATCGGCCGGTACCTCAAGAACGGCCGCTACGCGAAGCGCGTCGGCACGGGCGCCCCCGTCTACCTGGCCGCCGTCCTCGAGTACCTGGCCGCGGAGCTGCTGGAGCTCGCCGGGAACGCCGCCAAGGACAACAAGAAGTCCCGCATCGTGCCCAGGCACCTGCTGCTGGCCGTGAGGAACGACCAGGAGCTCGGCAGGCTGCTGGCCGGCGTCACCATCGCGCACGGCGGCGTGCTGCCCAACATCAACCCCGTGCTGCTCCCCAAGAAGACGGCGGAGAAGGAGCCCAAGTCGCCCAAGAAGGCCGCCAAGTCCCCCaagaaggccgacaagaaggcTTAG